From a region of the Lactuca sativa cultivar Salinas chromosome 4, Lsat_Salinas_v11, whole genome shotgun sequence genome:
- the LOC111893487 gene encoding aldehyde oxidase GLOX1, with protein sequence MISFSSSLLYHHLLFFFLLLLQAPPCPAAGGSWSVLLPSIGISAMHMQLLPNDRVVMYDRTDFGVSNISLPNGKCRPNSTDCSAHSVEYDVGSNTVRPLMVLTNVWCSSGTLMPDGTLVQTGGWDDGYRRVRTYKSCGTCDWNEIPNGLSKQRWYATNLLLPDGRQIIIGGRQAFNYEFYPKKSATENSPSFPFLVQTNDPNVENNLYPFVFLYPDGNLFVFANNRAILFDYSKNQVVKTYPTIPGGQPRNYPSTGSAVLLPLRIKKGVVDTVEVLVCGGASTGAFVNANNGKFEGALDTCGRIKISDPNPQWVMETMPLARVMGDMLLLPNGYVLIINGASAGAAGWELGRNPVLSPVTYTPDNQIGSRFQLENPSTIPRVYHSTAVMLRDGRVLVGGSNPHDKYVFTNVLYPTELSLEAFSPSYLDSNSSSFRPRIISPKTKSDIRYGKRVVITFTVSGPVDLKLVTVTLMSPSFNTHSFSMNQRLLVLDSSNSAKAVGKSTYKVGVVAPPSGNIAPAGNYMLFVVHKDIPSPGIWVQIRR encoded by the coding sequence ATGATCAGCTTCTCCTCTTCCCTCCTTTATCATCATCTTCTCTTTTTCTTCCTCCTACTCCTCCAAGCCCCACCGTGTCCTGCTGCAGGTGGATCATGGTCCGTCCTTCTCCCAAGCATTGGCATCTCAGCCATGCACATGCAGCTACTCCCCAACGATCGTGTTGTAATGTATGATCGCACAGACTTTGGTGTCTCCAACATCTCTCTTCCAAATGGCAAATGCCGCCCTAACTCAACAGACTGCTCAGCCCACTCGGTGGAGTATGATGTTGGCTCCAATACAGTACGTCCACTCATGGTTTTAACCAATGTGTGGTGTTCCTCAGGAACCCTAATGCCTGATGGCACTTTAGTCCAGACAGGCGGCTGGGATGATGGCTACAGGAGGGTGAGAACTTATAAATCGTGTGGAACATGCGATTGGAATGAGATACCAAATGGTTTGAGTAAACAGAGATGGTATGCCACCAATCTTTTGTTGCCAGACGGGAGACAAATTATCATCGGAGGACGCCAGGCATTTAATTACGAATTCTACCCCAAAAAGTCGGCTACTGAGAACTCTCCCAGCTTTCCATTTTTGGTTCAGACTAATGACCCAAATGTTGAGAATAACTTATACCCTTTTGTATTTCTCTATCCTGATGGGAATTTGTTTGTTTTTGCCAATAACCGTGCAATCTTATTCGATTACTCCAAGAACCAAGTTGTAAAGACATACCCAACAATACCCGGTGGTCAACCAAGGAACTACCCAAGCACGGGATCTGCAGTACTACTCCCTTTGCGGATAAAAAAGGGTGTAGTAGATACTGTGGAAGTATTGGTTTGTGGGGGTGCATCCACAGGAGCATTTGTTAATGCAAATAATGGCAAATTTGAAGGAGCTCTTGATACTTGTGGGAGGATCAAAATATCGGATCCAAATCCACAATGGGTCATGGAGACCATGCCTTTGGCTCGAGTCATGGGGGACATGTTATTGCTTCCCAATGGTTATGTTTTGATCATCAATGGTGCATCCGCTGGGGCTGCAGGATGGGAACTTGGGAGGAATCCAGTTCTCAGCCCTGTGACTTATACACCCGATAACCAAATCGGGTCTCGATTCCAGCTGGAAAATCCAAGCACAATACCTAGAGTTTACCATTCCACAGCGGTTATGCTACGAGATGGTCGTGTTCTTGTTGGTGGAAGCAACCCTCATGATAAATATGTCTTCACAAATGTTCTTTACCCAACTGAATTGAGCTTGGAGGCCTTTTCACCTTCTTATTTGGATTCAAACTCGTCTTCTTTTCGGCCGAGGATAATCTCACCCAAGACAAAATCCGATATTCGCTATGGAAAAAGGGTCGTTATTACATTTACGGTTTCAGGCCCTGTGGACCTAAAATTGGTGACTGTGACATTGATGTCACCTTCATTTAACACCCACTCGTTTTCTATGAATCAAAGGTTGCTGGTGCTTGACAGCAGCAACTCCGCCAAGGCTGTCGGAAAGTCGACTTATAAAGTTGGTGTGGTGGCACCTCCATCTGGCAACATTGCACCGGCTGGGAATTATATGTTGTTTGTGGTCCATAAAGACATTCCAAGTCCAGGAATCTGGGTCCAAATCCGGAGATAA